One stretch of Chryseobacterium fluminis DNA includes these proteins:
- a CDS encoding KUP/HAK/KT family potassium transporter → MADVTEGGHHFDLKKLSFVGVIVSLGIVFGDIGTSPLYVMKAIVNARKDGAGMPFDEYIEGALSCIIWTLTLQTTIKYVIIALRADNKGEGGILALYSLVKRLKKKWLYVVAIIGASTLVADSVITPSLTVMSAIEGLKIYNPETPVVFITLIILFIVFVVQQFGTASIGKFFGPVMVTWFLVLGIFGSVHIFDHVEIFRAFNPIYAYNLITHSSSAIVIMGAVFLCTTGAEALYSDLGHCGAKNIRISWIFVKSMLILNYLGQGAWLLDNHELVHKGVNPFFGIMPEWAVLPGVILATAAAIIASQAVITGSFTMFSEAMSTSFWPNQHIEYPSGVKGQMYIPRINWGLMAFCFIVVIFFKKSEKMEAAYGLTITITMLMTTVLLLYWLSRTRVSKIFLVGFAIVYIALESGFFYANVIKFMDGGWLTMVLGGFIAVCMYAWYNGRLIKSTFTQYVKIEKYVSIIKDMKLDETIPKYCTNLAYLSRAKRNDEVESKIIYSIIKKQPKRADHYFILSIVNQEDPYTFKYTVDEILPGTVYKINFLLGFKVDRRINDYFNMVLKDLMADGTIPSRSSHPSLRAHNIPPDLKYVIIDNTYINDILLTVKQKITLNIYNFVKYIGSDDFKSWGVTSHNVVVESAPITELTVYDNKIEQAGFLRHNS, encoded by the coding sequence ATGGCAGATGTTACAGAAGGTGGTCATCATTTTGACCTTAAAAAGCTTTCATTTGTAGGAGTTATTGTATCCCTTGGGATCGTTTTCGGGGATATTGGTACATCACCGCTTTACGTAATGAAAGCGATTGTAAATGCCAGAAAAGACGGTGCGGGTATGCCGTTTGATGAGTATATTGAGGGAGCCCTGTCCTGTATTATCTGGACACTGACCCTTCAGACGACCATTAAATACGTCATCATCGCCTTAAGAGCAGATAATAAAGGAGAAGGAGGAATTCTCGCTTTGTATTCATTAGTCAAAAGGCTCAAGAAAAAATGGCTCTATGTCGTCGCCATTATCGGGGCATCCACCCTGGTGGCGGACAGTGTTATCACCCCTTCGTTAACGGTAATGTCAGCGATTGAAGGTCTGAAGATTTATAATCCTGAAACGCCCGTTGTATTTATTACATTGATCATTCTGTTTATTGTATTTGTCGTACAGCAGTTTGGTACGGCATCAATCGGTAAATTTTTCGGACCCGTTATGGTAACCTGGTTTCTGGTATTGGGGATTTTCGGATCTGTGCATATTTTCGACCATGTTGAAATTTTCAGAGCGTTTAATCCAATCTACGCCTATAATCTCATCACGCATTCTTCCAGTGCCATTGTGATCATGGGAGCTGTTTTCCTTTGTACAACGGGAGCCGAAGCTTTATACTCCGATTTGGGACACTGTGGAGCAAAAAATATCAGAATCAGCTGGATTTTTGTAAAATCGATGTTGATTCTTAATTATTTGGGACAGGGAGCATGGTTATTGGATAATCATGAGCTTGTTCATAAAGGCGTGAATCCCTTCTTCGGAATAATGCCGGAGTGGGCCGTGTTGCCAGGAGTAATTTTAGCAACTGCAGCGGCTATTATTGCCAGCCAGGCCGTGATTACAGGGTCATTTACCATGTTCTCGGAAGCCATGTCCACCTCTTTCTGGCCCAACCAGCATATCGAATACCCTTCCGGGGTTAAAGGACAGATGTACATTCCAAGAATCAACTGGGGATTAATGGCTTTCTGTTTTATTGTGGTTATTTTCTTTAAGAAATCAGAAAAAATGGAGGCGGCATATGGACTTACCATTACCATTACGATGTTAATGACTACTGTACTGTTACTGTACTGGCTGAGCAGGACAAGAGTCAGTAAAATCTTCCTTGTAGGTTTTGCGATCGTTTATATTGCTCTTGAATCAGGTTTCTTCTATGCCAATGTAATTAAATTTATGGACGGCGGCTGGCTGACTATGGTCTTAGGCGGATTTATTGCCGTATGCATGTATGCCTGGTATAACGGAAGATTGATTAAGTCTACGTTTACGCAATATGTCAAAATAGAAAAGTACGTATCCATCATTAAGGATATGAAGCTGGACGAAACAATCCCTAAGTACTGTACCAATCTTGCGTATCTGAGCAGAGCAAAAAGAAACGATGAAGTAGAATCTAAGATTATCTATTCGATCATCAAAAAACAGCCGAAAAGGGCAGATCATTATTTTATTTTGAGTATTGTCAATCAGGAAGATCCTTATACTTTTAAATATACCGTAGATGAAATTCTGCCGGGGACGGTTTACAAAATCAATTTCCTGTTAGGGTTTAAAGTAGACCGCAGAATCAATGACTATTTTAATATGGTACTGAAAGATCTGATGGCGGACGGAACGATTCCTTCAAGAAGCAGTCATCCTTCATTAAGAGCACACAATATTCCGCCGGATCTGAAATATGTAATTATAGATAACACCTATATCAATGATATCCTTTTAACGGTGAAACAGAAGATCACCCTTAACATCTATAACTTTGTGAAGTATATAGGAAGTGATGATTTTAAGTCCTGGGGAGTTACGTCACACAATGTAGTGGTAGAGTCTGCGCCGATTACCGAACTTACGGTTTATGACAATAAAATAGAACAGGCCGGTTTTTTAAGGCATAATAGTTAA
- a CDS encoding pyruvate dehydrogenase complex E1 component subunit beta: MAEYTFREVIAQAMSEEMRKDESIFLMGEEVAEYNGAYKASKGMLDEFGPMRVIDTPIAELGFTGIAVGAAMNGNRPIVEYMTFNFSLVGIDQIINNAAKIRQMSGGQWNCPIVFRGPTASAGQLGATHSQAFENWFANVPGLKVVVPSNPYDAKGLLKTAIQDNDPVIFMESEQMYGDKMEIPEEEYYLPIGKADIKKEGKDVTLVSFGKIMKLAMQAAEDMEKEGISVEVIDLRTVRPLDFDTVLASVKKTNRLVILEEAWPFGSVSSEITYMVQQKAFDYLDAPIKRITTPDAPAPYSAALFAEWFPKLEKVKEEIKKAMYVK; the protein is encoded by the coding sequence ATGGCAGAATATACTTTTCGTGAGGTAATTGCACAGGCAATGAGCGAGGAAATGCGTAAAGACGAATCCATCTTTTTAATGGGGGAGGAAGTCGCAGAATACAATGGTGCATATAAGGCTTCAAAAGGAATGCTGGATGAATTTGGTCCTATGAGAGTAATCGATACACCTATCGCTGAGCTGGGCTTTACAGGGATTGCTGTAGGAGCTGCGATGAATGGTAACAGACCAATTGTAGAGTATATGACGTTCAATTTCTCATTGGTAGGTATTGATCAGATTATCAACAATGCGGCAAAGATCCGCCAGATGAGCGGCGGGCAATGGAACTGTCCTATCGTTTTCAGAGGTCCTACCGCTTCGGCAGGGCAGTTGGGAGCTACCCACTCTCAGGCTTTTGAAAACTGGTTTGCCAATGTTCCGGGTCTCAAAGTAGTAGTGCCTTCCAATCCTTACGATGCAAAAGGATTGCTGAAAACAGCTATTCAGGATAATGATCCTGTAATCTTCATGGAATCTGAGCAGATGTATGGAGACAAAATGGAAATTCCTGAAGAAGAGTACTATTTGCCAATTGGGAAAGCAGACATCAAAAAAGAAGGAAAAGATGTAACTTTAGTTTCTTTCGGGAAAATTATGAAGTTAGCCATGCAGGCTGCTGAAGATATGGAAAAAGAAGGAATCTCTGTTGAAGTGATCGACCTGAGAACCGTTCGTCCATTAGATTTTGATACTGTTCTTGCCTCTGTAAAGAAAACAAACAGACTGGTTATTTTAGAAGAAGCCTGGCCATTCGGATCAGTATCTTCTGAGATCACTTATATGGTACAGCAAAAAGCATTTGATTATTTAGATGCTCCAATCAAAAGAATTACCACTCCTGATGCACCTGCGCCTTATTCAGCGGCACTGTTTGCCGAGTGGTTCCCGAAACTTGAAAAAGTAAAAGAGGAAATCAAAAAAGCCATGTACGTTAAGTAA
- a CDS encoding DUF2147 domain-containing protein, whose amino-acid sequence MRKLVLTFGLSLFGVLSFAQIEGKWKTIDDETKQAKSIVEIYKKSDGKYYGKISQLLIKPGNPNCTVCKDDRKGKPLVGLEIIRGLKKEDDEFTGGTITDPKTGKTYKCTITKSGDQLSVRGYVGVSLLGRTQTWQKVN is encoded by the coding sequence ATGAGAAAATTAGTATTAACATTCGGTCTTTCCTTATTCGGAGTATTATCATTTGCTCAGATCGAAGGAAAGTGGAAGACCATAGATGATGAAACCAAGCAGGCAAAATCTATCGTGGAGATCTATAAAAAGTCTGATGGGAAGTATTATGGGAAGATATCTCAGCTTCTGATCAAACCTGGAAATCCGAACTGTACTGTCTGTAAAGATGATCGAAAAGGAAAACCGCTTGTGGGTCTTGAGATCATCAGAGGACTGAAAAAAGAGGATGACGAGTTCACCGGCGGAACGATTACAGACCCTAAAACCGGTAAAACATACAAATGTACCATCACCAAAAGCGGAGATCAGCTGAGTGTGAGAGGGTATGTAGGCGTATCGCTACTGGGAAGAACACAAACCTGGCAGAAAGTTAATTAA
- a CDS encoding LTA synthase family protein, whose protein sequence is MKFFKEFRKQEVLVLLYRIFLAYFFYQIARFLFWYFNRDLIKVDSVADYFSLSYHGTAFDTTAILYVNALFILLSIIPVVINTKKVYQKILFWIYFITNGIAYAMNFGDFIYFRFSQTRLTSAAFQVAQHETNIFKVFTASFMQNPFVLLWFVILMSLWVFLYKRVKITESRPVKLVPYFIWSVLTLCIVAVLAVGGIRGDFRHSTRPINLVDANRFAKIPSQGNMVLNSTFSFFRTLGTNNFKEVHFVDEKFIDENIQPYKQYDRKVQNKPNIVIFIVESFSREYSGAFNKDKNIKDYVSYTPFMDSLATESLIFPNTFANGRQSIHGMSSVLAGIPSLTDAFTSSPYSNQKIQSIVSVCNELGYDTSFYHGAPNGSMGFFGFGNILGFKHYFGKTEYNNDKDFDGMWAIWDEPFLQYFAENVGKPQPFMATVFTASSHHPFKIPEKYNGKFKKGPSQMHEPIQYTDYSIKKYFETAKKQPWFNNTIFVFTGDHTNEIYYPEYEKAMNRFAVPMILYSPNPEYNLKGVNQEFAQQIDIYPTLADLVGYHKKIRSWGRSLVSDKKYPAIIANSDGGVEQFIIGDYIYRFDGKEVVGIFDKKDLGLEKNLMESLKNTQEIQKGKLICKAWYQDYMNRVINRKMY, encoded by the coding sequence ATGAAATTTTTTAAAGAATTTAGAAAACAGGAAGTTCTGGTTTTATTGTACAGAATTTTCCTAGCATACTTTTTTTATCAGATCGCAAGATTTTTATTCTGGTATTTTAACCGGGATTTAATAAAAGTGGATTCGGTGGCAGATTATTTCAGCCTGTCGTACCACGGAACCGCATTCGATACTACAGCCATTTTGTATGTGAATGCCCTGTTTATACTCTTAAGCATCATTCCTGTGGTCATCAATACAAAAAAAGTATATCAGAAAATTCTGTTCTGGATCTATTTTATTACGAATGGAATTGCTTATGCCATGAACTTCGGGGATTTTATATATTTCAGGTTTTCACAGACAAGACTTACTTCGGCAGCATTTCAGGTGGCTCAGCATGAAACCAACATCTTTAAGGTGTTTACCGCTTCTTTTATGCAGAATCCCTTTGTGCTGTTATGGTTTGTTATCCTGATGAGTCTGTGGGTATTCCTATATAAAAGAGTGAAAATTACAGAAAGCAGGCCGGTAAAGCTGGTGCCCTATTTTATCTGGTCTGTCCTTACCTTATGTATTGTTGCTGTTCTGGCGGTGGGAGGCATCCGGGGAGATTTCAGGCACAGCACAAGACCGATTAATCTGGTAGATGCCAACCGTTTTGCAAAAATTCCTTCCCAGGGAAATATGGTGCTCAACAGTACTTTTTCTTTTTTCAGGACTTTAGGGACCAACAATTTTAAGGAGGTACATTTTGTAGATGAAAAATTCATCGATGAAAATATTCAGCCTTATAAGCAGTATGACAGAAAGGTACAAAACAAACCTAATATCGTTATTTTTATTGTGGAATCATTCAGCAGAGAATATTCCGGAGCATTCAATAAGGATAAAAATATTAAAGATTACGTTTCGTACACGCCGTTTATGGATAGCCTGGCCACAGAGAGTCTGATCTTTCCCAATACTTTTGCCAACGGGAGGCAGTCTATTCATGGGATGAGCTCTGTTTTGGCAGGAATTCCGAGCCTCACCGATGCTTTTACAAGCTCGCCCTATTCCAATCAGAAAATTCAGTCGATCGTTTCCGTGTGTAATGAACTGGGCTATGATACGTCTTTTTATCATGGCGCACCGAATGGCTCCATGGGCTTTTTCGGATTTGGAAATATTCTTGGGTTTAAACACTATTTCGGAAAAACGGAATATAACAATGATAAGGACTTCGATGGCATGTGGGCAATATGGGATGAACCGTTCTTACAGTATTTTGCTGAAAATGTAGGAAAGCCCCAGCCTTTTATGGCTACTGTTTTTACCGCATCCTCTCATCATCCTTTTAAAATACCTGAAAAGTACAACGGAAAATTTAAAAAAGGACCCAGCCAGATGCATGAGCCGATTCAGTATACAGACTATTCCATCAAAAAATATTTTGAAACAGCTAAAAAGCAGCCGTGGTTTAATAATACCATTTTTGTTTTCACGGGAGATCATACCAATGAAATTTACTATCCCGAATATGAAAAGGCGATGAACCGTTTTGCTGTCCCCATGATATTATATTCACCAAACCCCGAATACAATTTGAAAGGGGTAAATCAGGAGTTTGCCCAGCAGATCGACATATATCCTACGTTAGCAGATCTGGTTGGTTACCATAAAAAGATCAGGAGCTGGGGAAGAAGTCTGGTAAGTGATAAAAAATATCCTGCGATTATTGCCAACTCAGATGGCGGAGTAGAACAGTTTATCATAGGGGATTATATTTATCGCTTTGATGGAAAGGAAGTGGTGGGTATTTTTGACAAAAAGGATTTAGGACTTGAAAAAAACCTGATGGAATCACTGAAAAATACTCAGGAAATACAGAAAGGAAAGCTGATTTGCAAGGCCTGGTATCAGGATTATATGAACAGGGTTATCAACAGGAAGATGTATTAG
- a CDS encoding CDP-alcohol phosphatidyltransferase family protein, with translation MNFIKNNLANAITLGNLFSGGVGAIHLILGDYETTAICIILSLILDFFDGFVARALKSNSNLGVQLDSLADMVSFGLLPGLTMFAALEPFGKMLMEVELPFEIKYLGLVVTLFSCLRLAIFNLDEDQKYYFKGLNTPSNTILIFGLYYAYEEIGTFSFLFENALLLILLTAVCSWLLISPIKMIAMKFRSMKLEDNYPKAVLLAGSAVILLIFKTAGIPMVIIYYILVSVIFQKQLI, from the coding sequence ATGAACTTTATTAAAAATAATCTTGCCAATGCCATCACACTGGGAAACCTCTTTTCCGGAGGTGTCGGAGCTATTCATCTTATTCTTGGTGATTATGAGACGACTGCGATCTGTATTATTCTTTCGTTGATCCTGGATTTTTTCGATGGTTTTGTAGCCCGAGCTTTAAAATCCAACTCCAATCTGGGGGTACAGCTTGATTCTCTTGCGGACATGGTAAGTTTCGGACTGCTTCCGGGATTAACAATGTTTGCCGCCTTGGAGCCTTTCGGGAAAATGTTGATGGAGGTAGAATTACCTTTTGAGATTAAATATTTAGGGTTGGTAGTTACTTTATTTTCATGTCTGAGGCTTGCTATTTTCAACCTTGATGAAGATCAGAAATACTATTTTAAGGGATTAAATACGCCTTCCAACACCATTTTAATTTTTGGATTGTATTATGCTTATGAAGAAATCGGAACGTTTTCATTTTTATTCGAGAACGCCTTACTGTTAATTTTATTAACGGCCGTTTGTTCATGGCTTCTGATCAGTCCCATAAAAATGATTGCCATGAAATTCAGGTCTATGAAACTGGAGGATAATTATCCTAAAGCAGTACTTCTGGCAGGCTCCGCTGTTATTTTACTTATTTTTAAGACTGCCGGCATTCCGATGGTGATTATTTATTATATTTTAGTATCGGTTATTTTTCAAAAACAACTTATATAA
- a CDS encoding 3'-5' exonuclease translates to MNLKLYKPLCVFDLETTGTNIGKDRIVEICILKVNPDASRESKTWRVNPEMPIPAECSAIHGIYDEDIKDAPTFKEIASKVMEMITGADLGGFNSNRFDVPLLAEELLRVGMDFDLNKFKLIDAQTIFHKKEPRNLGAAYQFYCGKTLENAHSAEADVMATFEVLDAQVGKYDDIPKEIAALSEFTFHNKNADLAGFIGYNNKNEEVFNFGKYKGQGVKAVFQKDLGYYGWLQNADFPLYTKKVFTKIQLSGKF, encoded by the coding sequence ATGAATTTAAAATTATACAAACCGCTTTGTGTCTTTGATCTGGAAACCACAGGAACGAATATCGGAAAAGACAGGATTGTGGAAATCTGTATTTTGAAGGTCAATCCTGATGCTTCAAGGGAAAGCAAAACGTGGAGGGTAAATCCTGAAATGCCTATTCCTGCAGAATGCAGCGCCATCCACGGTATTTATGACGAAGATATAAAAGATGCTCCCACATTTAAAGAAATTGCTTCAAAAGTAATGGAAATGATTACCGGCGCAGATCTTGGCGGTTTTAATTCGAACAGGTTTGATGTTCCTCTTCTGGCTGAAGAATTACTGAGAGTGGGAATGGATTTTGATTTAAATAAATTCAAACTGATAGATGCACAGACTATTTTCCATAAAAAAGAACCAAGAAATCTGGGAGCAGCGTATCAGTTTTACTGTGGAAAGACTTTGGAAAATGCACATTCTGCAGAAGCCGATGTAATGGCCACTTTTGAAGTTTTAGATGCTCAGGTGGGAAAATATGATGATATTCCGAAGGAAATAGCAGCCTTAAGCGAATTTACATTTCATAATAAGAACGCTGATTTAGCAGGTTTTATCGGATATAATAATAAAAACGAAGAGGTCTTCAACTTCGGAAAATATAAAGGACAGGGTGTAAAAGCCGTATTCCAGAAAGATCTCGGATATTACGGATGGCTTCAGAATGCCGACTTCCCTTTATACACGAAGAAAGTTTTCACCAAAATTCAGCTTTCGGGCAAATTTTAA
- a CDS encoding putative signal transducing protein, whose protein sequence is MNDLVKFRFYETALQANRDKQILAENGINSFIANEQLIQSDWLLAQAVGGIQLQVFQEDLEKANQTLDDYKQNEEFSLEVEHTIENSEFDFVCPKCGSNHIYRDDSATSFFGVSILTSHKFVCYYCGNEFTH, encoded by the coding sequence ATGAACGATTTAGTTAAATTCAGATTCTACGAAACAGCCCTCCAGGCTAACAGGGATAAGCAGATCCTGGCTGAAAACGGCATCAACAGCTTTATTGCCAACGAACAGCTTATTCAGTCGGACTGGTTGCTGGCTCAGGCCGTGGGCGGAATTCAGCTGCAGGTATTTCAGGAGGATCTTGAAAAAGCGAATCAGACACTGGACGATTATAAACAAAATGAAGAATTTTCCCTGGAAGTGGAGCATACGATTGAAAACTCCGAATTTGATTTTGTCTGTCCGAAATGCGGATCGAACCATATTTACAGGGATGACAGCGCAACGAGCTTTTTTGGTGTCTCCATTCTGACAAGCCATAAGTTTGTCTGTTATTATTGTGGGAATGAGTTTACCCACTAG
- a CDS encoding fumarylacetoacetate hydrolase family protein, with protein MKIICIGRNYSEHAKELGNEIPEKPVIFMKPDTAVLKGNDFYIPEFSNDVHYELEVVVKISKGGKYIRKETAHKHYDEIGLGIDFTARDLQSELKSKGLPWELAKGFDGSAVVGNFFKKEDYQLDSLAFSLLKNREKVQEGNTKDMMFTIDDIIAFVSQYFTLRVGDLIFTGTPKGVGKVEENDILEAYLENEKVLDIRIL; from the coding sequence ATGAAGATTATCTGCATCGGAAGAAATTACAGCGAACACGCAAAAGAATTAGGCAATGAAATCCCGGAGAAACCGGTGATCTTTATGAAGCCCGATACCGCCGTTCTGAAAGGTAATGATTTTTATATTCCGGAATTTTCAAATGATGTACACTATGAGCTGGAGGTTGTGGTGAAAATTTCAAAGGGTGGAAAATACATCCGGAAGGAAACCGCCCACAAACATTATGACGAAATAGGTTTAGGCATCGATTTTACGGCAAGAGACCTGCAGAGTGAGCTTAAATCAAAGGGACTTCCCTGGGAACTTGCTAAAGGTTTTGACGGCTCTGCAGTGGTAGGAAATTTCTTTAAAAAAGAGGATTATCAGCTTGATTCTTTAGCATTTTCACTGTTGAAAAACAGGGAAAAAGTTCAGGAAGGAAATACAAAAGATATGATGTTCACCATAGATGATATTATTGCGTTTGTTTCCCAGTATTTCACTTTAAGGGTGGGAGATCTAATTTTTACGGGAACACCCAAAGGTGTCGGAAAGGTAGAGGAGAATGATATCCTGGAAGCCTACCTGGAAAATGAAAAAGTTCTGGACATCCGAATATTGTAA
- a CDS encoding universal stress protein, with amino-acid sequence MINIVLPVDFGDKTEQLVDGAVKFARQIQGKLFLIHVAPSDIGFAIGDMGFQYFPEVEENEIREELVQLNKIEQRIIAQDVDCEHLLKQGIAKDIILEYAREKNADFIVMGSHGRSGIYDVFVGSLTKGITKDSSVPVLVLPIHE; translated from the coding sequence ATGATAAATATTGTACTGCCCGTAGATTTTGGGGATAAAACAGAGCAGCTGGTAGACGGAGCTGTAAAATTTGCCAGACAGATACAGGGTAAATTATTTTTGATCCATGTGGCCCCTTCGGACATCGGTTTCGCAATCGGTGATATGGGATTTCAGTATTTTCCGGAAGTGGAAGAAAATGAAATCCGGGAAGAACTCGTTCAGTTAAATAAAATAGAACAGAGAATTATTGCCCAGGATGTGGATTGTGAGCATCTTCTGAAACAGGGTATCGCCAAAGATATTATTCTGGAGTATGCCCGGGAGAAGAATGCAGACTTCATTGTGATGGGTTCTCACGGCAGAAGTGGTATTTATGATGTTTTTGTGGGAAGTCTCACCAAGGGAATTACGAAAGATTCAAGCGTGCCTGTTCTGGTACTTCCGATTCATGAATAA
- a CDS encoding DUF6341 family protein has protein sequence MTSFFLFLSKVFKWTFGFYDTFGNVLNWILFIVCCVLFTYWCYVLVVKLGGDKDKDYYSPTEGKHPYYDPNIYKKEG, from the coding sequence ATGACGTCTTTCTTTCTATTCTTAAGTAAAGTTTTCAAATGGACTTTCGGTTTTTACGATACCTTTGGAAATGTATTAAACTGGATTTTATTTATCGTTTGCTGCGTACTGTTTACGTACTGGTGCTATGTTTTAGTTGTAAAGCTGGGCGGCGATAAAGATAAAGACTATTATTCTCCGACGGAAGGGAAGCACCCTTACTACGATCCCAATATCTACAAAAAAGAAGGTTAA
- a CDS encoding DUF6427 family protein: protein MFKLLSKESNIFSIPVYIGFLLLVVIIFNFLNFNTYEGIIAGITFLGIALGYFCFHSIALNYQTHLPLFLYTFFIFGLYPGKMDIGIAVSLLTNSFLLLLLTSTNEDLRKKSYVLVGSIVALNFIFLPTTWPMAVFVIIHVIATSQRISLNIFRFLLGIMLIVFSYFSIMFFLDFTSWNMDYFPFGKMKAVTDYTDVLPLLPIVLMLIYAVYDHFKNYNRKSPISRYKYTFLLVFSVAQLISIVLYMNKSYEYLLLLAFPSSIILSRMLRFLPKFWMQEVSLWLIIISLVTFKAGTYFNLF from the coding sequence ATGTTTAAATTACTTTCAAAAGAAAGCAATATTTTTTCAATTCCTGTTTATATTGGTTTTCTTCTTTTAGTAGTAATAATATTTAACTTCCTGAATTTCAATACCTATGAAGGAATTATTGCCGGAATTACTTTTCTGGGGATCGCTTTGGGATATTTCTGTTTTCACAGTATCGCATTAAATTATCAGACCCATCTGCCTTTATTCCTGTATACTTTTTTTATTTTCGGTCTGTATCCCGGAAAAATGGATATCGGAATTGCCGTGTCCCTGCTTACGAATTCCTTTCTCTTATTACTGCTGACCAGTACTAACGAAGATCTCAGAAAGAAATCTTATGTATTGGTAGGGTCCATTGTGGCGCTGAATTTCATTTTCTTACCTACGACCTGGCCGATGGCTGTTTTTGTAATCATCCACGTGATTGCCACTTCACAAAGGATCAGTTTAAATATTTTCAGATTTCTACTGGGAATCATGCTGATCGTATTCAGCTATTTTTCTATCATGTTCTTCCTGGATTTTACGTCATGGAATATGGATTATTTTCCTTTCGGAAAAATGAAGGCGGTAACTGATTACACCGACGTTCTTCCCCTATTGCCGATTGTATTGATGCTCATTTATGCAGTATACGACCATTTTAAAAATTATAACAGAAAAAGCCCGATCAGCAGATACAAGTACACCTTTTTACTGGTATTCTCTGTAGCCCAACTGATCAGTATTGTCCTGTATATGAACAAAAGTTATGAATATTTGTTACTTTTGGCATTTCCTTCCAGCATCATTTTAAGCAGAATGTTAAGGTTTTTGCCTAAATTCTGGATGCAGGAAGTAAGTTTATGGCTTATTATTATCAGCTTGGTTACTTTTAAAGCGGGCACTTATTTCAATTTATTTTAA
- a CDS encoding DUF3109 family protein: MIQIDDKLISEDIFSEEFVCNLTKCKGACCVEGDVGAPLDKNELEILENIFDKIKPYLTLEGIKAVEEIGAWTTDPMDGMYVTPMVEDRECAYVTFDERGITKCGIEKAYEDGAVDWQKPISCHLYPIRVTEYSTFTALNYHEWDVCNDACALGKELQVPIYKFLKTPLIRKYGEEFYGVLSGAADEWKKEYGS, translated from the coding sequence ATGATTCAGATTGACGATAAATTAATTTCTGAGGATATATTTTCCGAAGAATTCGTTTGTAACCTTACCAAATGTAAGGGTGCATGTTGCGTAGAAGGGGACGTTGGCGCTCCGCTTGATAAGAATGAACTGGAAATTTTAGAGAATATTTTTGATAAAATTAAACCATACCTGACTCTGGAAGGCATTAAAGCTGTAGAGGAAATAGGAGCATGGACTACCGATCCTATGGATGGCATGTATGTAACTCCGATGGTGGAAGACCGCGAGTGTGCTTACGTAACGTTTGATGAAAGAGGGATTACCAAGTGTGGAATCGAAAAGGCTTATGAAGATGGTGCAGTGGATTGGCAGAAACCTATTTCCTGCCATCTCTATCCTATCCGTGTTACGGAGTATTCTACCTTCACGGCCTTAAACTATCATGAGTGGGATGTGTGTAATGACGCCTGCGCTTTAGGAAAGGAATTGCAGGTTCCTATTTATAAATTTCTGAAAACGCCTTTAATCAGAAAGTACGGAGAGGAATTTTACGGTGTTCTCAGCGGAGCCGCCGATGAATGGAAAAAAGAGTACGGATCTTAA